A window from Macaca nemestrina isolate mMacNem1 chromosome 8, mMacNem.hap1, whole genome shotgun sequence encodes these proteins:
- the LOC139355591 gene encoding LOW QUALITY PROTEIN: exonuclease GOR-like (The sequence of the model RefSeq protein was modified relative to this genomic sequence to represent the inferred CDS: inserted 1 base in 1 codon; deleted 2 bases in 1 codon; substituted 1 base at 1 genomic stop codon), translated as MLRATAPCWFPPGYPEAKKVAEELALEALELPLPSHQPARNFGLWVPQMYNQASALVGIQAEPQNSGPAVAPEWPKMVTEAWYFPAQRASACQPPAAPRLTERPPAVRISAPRERKRIAHFPSPCLDTGPTDAKRTLAASSHQRSDGSKVGTQPWKTHNRSGMAYRTSTTDSSKRIAHRPSLRSLKKPILLRKSGCRVPTVIRRGYLQLLTQECLQFCASEQEAKEKALNEEKVAHDRSPNKNVYLNVVLNALKRLKGLTPSSMPGLSRTALYSRLQDFLLTREQLKENGYPFPHPERPGGAVLFTAQGKGPGDSSRRVCCRCGTEYLVSPSGRCVRDQVCYYHWGRVRSSQVAGGRLTQYTCCAAAPGSVGCQVAKQHVRDGRKESLDGFVKTFKKEFSRDAYPGIYALDCEMCYTTHGLELTRVTVVDADMRVVYDTFVKPDNEIVDYNTRFSGVTEADVAQTSITLPKVQAILLSFFSAQTILIGHSLESDLLALKLIHSTVVDTAVLFPHYRGFPYKRSLRNLTADYLGQIIQDSQDGHDSCQDANACLQLVMWKVRERAGIQRGHPSASPAALACPQTQASSTTAIAPESXPSPPGRKATETEAAGCRRGQKAKTNPDXRLPVPRSPCRGPSRLSPSLCPSQTSILPPIASPSPEPPLPGPRVPAAVPRAWPHPSDPPRPLSFFHR; from the exons ATGTTGAGAGCCACAGCTCCTTGCTGGTTCCCACCCGGATATCCAGAAGCTAAGAAGGTGGCCGAGGAGCTGGCCCTCGAGGCTCTAGAGCTCCCACTGCCCTCTCATCAACCTGCCCGGAACTTCGGGCTCTGGGTGCCCCAGATGTACAACCAGGCCTCAGCGCTTGTGGGGATCCAGGCGGAGCCTCAGAATAGCGGTCCGGCCGTGGCCCCAGAGTGGCCCAAGATGGTGACGGAGGCGTGGTACTTCCCTGCGCAGAGGGCATCGGCCTGCCAGCCGCCAGCCGCCCCAAGGCTGACAGAGAGGCCCCCCGCAGTCCGCATCTCAGCccccagggagaggaagaggatcGCCCACTTTCCCAGCCCTTGCTTGGACACAGGTCCCACAGATGCCAAGAGAACCCTGGCGGCCAGCAGCCACCAACGCTCCGATGGCTCCAAGGTCGGCACACAGCCATGGAAGACGCACAACAGGTCAGGGATGGCATACAGGACCTCCACCACCGACAGCTCTAAGCGAATCGCCCATCGTCCATCCTTACGGAGTCTGAAGAAACCCATCCTCCTCCGAAAGTCTGGGTGCCGAGTCCCCACCGTCATCCGCCGAGGCTATCTCCAACTGCTCACCCAAGAGTGTCTCCAGTTCTGCGCCTCCGAGCAGGAGGCGAAGGAGAAGGCGCTGAACGAGGAGAAGGTGGCCCACGACCGCAGCCCCAACAAGAACGTCTACCTGAATGTGGTGCTGAACGCCCTCAAGAGACTGAAGGGCCTGACCCCCAGCTCCATGCCCGGCCTCAGCAGGACCGCTCTGTACAGCCGCCTCCAGGACTTCCTGCTCACTCGGGAGCAGCTCAAGGAGAACGGCTACCCCTTCCCGCACCCCGAGCGGCCCGGAGGCGCCGTCCTCTTCACTGCCCAGGGGAAGGGGCCAGGCGACTCCTCCCGCAGGGTCTGCTGCCGCTGTGGCACCGAGTACCTGGTGTCCCCTTCGGGCCGCTGTGTACGCGACCAGGTGTGTTACTACCACTGGGGGAGGGTCCGCTCCAGCCAAGTGGCCGGAGGCCGGCTTACCCAGTACACCTGCTGTGCAGCCGCTCCTGGCTCCGTGGGCTGCCAGGTGGCAAAGCAGCACGTGCGGGACGGCCGCAAGGAGAGCCTGGATGGCTTCGTGAAGACCTTCAAGAAAGAGTTTTCCAGAGACGCTTATCCCGGAATCTACGCCTTGGACTGTGAGATGTGCTACACCACGCACGGCCTAGAGCTGACCCGTGTCACCGTGGTGGACGCCGACATGCGGGTGGTGTACGACACCTTCGTCAAGCCCGACAACGAGATCGTGGACTACAACACCAGGTTTTCCGGCGTGACCGAGGCCGACGTCGCCCAGACCAGCATCACGTTGCCGAAAGTCCAAGCCATCCTGCTGAGCTTTTTCAGCGCCCAAACCATCCTCATCGGGCACAGCCTGGAGAGCGACCTGCTGGCCCTGAAGCTGATCCACAGCACCGTGGTGGACACGGCGGTGCTCTTCCCGCACTACCGGGGTTTCCCCTACAAGCGCTCCCTAAGGAATCTCACGGCCGACTACCTCGGACAGATCATCCAGGACAGCCAGGACGGGCACGACTCCTGCCAGGACGCAAACGCCTGCCTGCAGCTGGTGATGTGGAAAGTCCGAGAGCGCGCCGGGATCCAGCGAGGCCACCCGTCCGCCTCTCCCGCCGCCCTGGCCTGTCCTCAGACCCAGGCCTCTTCCACAACTGCGATCGCTCCCGAGAGCTAACCCAGTCCACCTGGCCGCAAAGCGACAGAAACCGAAGCAGCCGGT TGCAGGAGAGGGCAAAAAGCCAAGACTAACCCCG CCCGACTTCCAGTCCCCCGGAGTCCCTGCCGCGGCCCCTCGCGACTGTCCccatccctctgcccctcccagacctCTATCCTTCCACCAATCGCCTCCCCCAGCCCCGagcccccactcccaggccccCGAGTCCCTGCCGCGGTCCCTCGCGCCTGGCCCCATCCCTCTGACCCTCCCAGACCTCTGTCCTTCTTCCACCGCTAG